The following are encoded in a window of Cryptococcus gattii WM276 chromosome M, complete sequence genomic DNA:
- a CDS encoding uncharacterized protein (Similar to TIGR gene model, INSD accession AAW46974.1) has translation MAQQGYAVVDVDEDVRPSHGSGLEFQNVPFSPFNLTYYQTYFDVDTNAVLKRVGMAMIPRPGFITEVCDGQIDVYGSFWTLTTLILTLYTSSTLTTSIAQYMSSSHASSNLPLLSTATSAIYVYGLLVPSLLWGATKWLGVGEWGIAEALGIYGYAMSIFIPLSLLCLIPYVKISALQVTYNQCYGANLAMKTV, from the exons ATGGCCCAGCAAGGATATGCCGTAGTCGACGTCGACGAAGATGTAA GACCATCCCATGGCTCCGGTCTTGAATTCCAAA ATGTTCCCTTCAGTCCTTTCAATTTGACATACTATCAA ACATATTTTGATGTCGACACTAACGCAGTCCTGAAACGTGTAGGAATGGCTATGATCCCTCGCCCTGGGTTCATAACTGAAGTCTGTGATGGACAGATTGACGTGTATG GCTCTTTCTGGACCTTGACAACACTCATTCTCACATTATACACCTCCTCGACCCTGACAACCTCCATTGCGCAATACATGAGCTCCTCACATGCTAGTTCAAACCTTCCTTTGCTATCTACAGCGACATCGGCAATTTATGTCTATGGTTTACTTGTACCTTCCTTGCTCTGGGGTGCAACCAAGTGGTTGGGTGTTGGGGAATGGGGCATCGCAGAAGCTTTAGGGATTTATGGCTACGCCATGAGTATTTTTATCCCTCTGAGCCTGCTGTGCTTGATACCA TACGTGAAGATATCAGCTCTGCAGGTGACCTATAATCAATGTTATGGAGCTAATCTTGCCATGAAAACAGTCTGA
- a CDS encoding GTPase, Ras-like GTP binding protein, putative; Ypt6p (Similar to TIGR gene model, INSD accession AAW46836.1; involved in the secretory pathway) encodes MSTPQTPSTADFSSASTPLKKFKLVFLGEQSVGKTSLITRFMYDTFDNTYQATIGIDFLSKTMYLEDRTVRLQLWDTGERFRSLIPSYIRDSSVAVIVYDITNRTSFQNTSKWVDDVRNERGQDVIIVLVGNKTDLNDKRQVTPEDLDKRAKELGVMSIETSAKAGHNVKTLFKKIAMALPGGNEAKDSGATKIDVSASPQEVPQASGCSC; translated from the exons ATGTCGACTCCCCAGACCCCTTCCACCGCCGACTTCTCCTCTGCCAGTACCCCGCTCAAGAAGTTCAAATTAGTATTCCTTGGGGAGCAGAGTGTAGGAAAGACGAGTTTAATCACCCGATTT ATGTACGATACTTTTGATAACACGTACCAAGCAACAATCG GTATCGACTTCTTATCAAAGACCATGTATCTGGAGGACCGTACTGTGCGACTACAACTGTGGGATACAGGT GAACGATTCCGATCCCTCATTCCATCCTACATCCGAGACTCCTCCGTCGCCGTCATTGTATACGACATCACAA ACCGAACGTCTTTCCAAAATACTTCAAAGTGGGTTGATGATGTGCGAAATGAGCGAGGGCAGGACGTTATTATTGTGCTTGTGGGGAACAAGACAGATTTGAATGACAAGCG TCAAGTTACCCCTGAGGATCTTGACAAACGGGCAAAGGAACTCGGTGTGATGTCAATTGAAACCTCTGCCAAGGCCGGCCATAATGTCAAGACACTATTTAAGAAGATTGCCATGGCTCTTCCTGGAGGAAATGAAGCAAAGGACAGTGGCGCAACAA AAATCGACGTTTCAGCTTCTCCTCAAGAGGTTCCCCAGGCTTCTGGCTGTTCATGCTAG
- a CDS encoding Hypothetical protein (Similar to TIGR gene model, INSD accession AAW46826.1; CNM00650), with translation MYPSLQAYKMAAASVKLSPTLKSVVNLSSALPSGIPAPSPAITSKLFDTIRSKAPPNLSRHAWLTLGTAALFTVNSPDTICQLWDYAGRNKEDAVVMREVGLKCISFNGIPRTINGLGALRAHMPDDVKQALTTQAYRSLTCASFSQPDTSNITEITSRSRSLWDAIYTPHHEKLLAKLATSHPDLPVHILNSHYGALLADPPNLPSPRIGRVLTSIVAITCLRAQRGVGPQVTSHVFGLKKAGLEDGAPHELESGEWLCSDEGAIWVLESTDNISESVTGGKVTFAGPPGQ, from the exons ATGTATCCATCGTTACAGGCCTACAAAATGGCCGCGGCTTCCGTCAAGCTATCGCCCACTTTGAAATCCGTTGTCAACTTATCCAGCGCGTTACCCTCAGGAATTCCAGCTCCATCACCAGCAATCACTTCAAAATTATTCGACACAATCCGATCGAAAGCTCCCCCCAACTTGTCTAGACATGCCTGGTTAACCCTTGGTACCGCCGCCTTGTTCACTGTCAACTCGCCTGATACTATCTGTCAATTATGGGATTACGCTGGGAGAAACAAGGAAGATGCTGTGGTAATGAGGGAAGTCGGACTGAAATGTATCTCTTTCAACGGG ATCCCACGTACTATCAATGGACTTGGGGCTTTGAGAGCTCATATGCCGGATGATGTAAAACAGGCTTTGACTACGCAGGCGTATCG ATCACTGACCTGTGCGTCTTTTAGCCAACCTGACACATCCAACATCACCGAGATTACCTCACGCAGTCGATCATTATGGGATGCCATTTACACACCTCATCACGAAAAGCTCCTCGCCAAACTCGCAACTTCCCATCCCGATCTCCCGGTACATATTCTTAACTCACACTATGGTGCTCTACTCGCCGATCCTCCTaatcttccttctcctaGAATCGGTCGTGTTTTAACCTCCATCGTCGCCATAACATGCCTTAGAGCACAACGAGGTGTTGGTCCTCAAGTTACAAGTCACGTTTTCGGATTGAAAAAGGCTGGGTTGGAAGATGGAGCACCTCATGAATTGGAAAGCGGAGAGTGGCTATGTAGTGATGAGGGTGCAATTTGGGTGTTGGAAAGTACAGATAACATTAGTGAATCTGTAACTGGAGGGAAAGTGACTTTTGCTGGACCGCCAGGTCAATAG